The region ACTCATTTTTTTGCTGGATATCTTTGGGAATTTCTACCATGAAAATACCTTTTTTCCAGCCTTCTGGATTGTCAAAGTCATACAAATCCAGTTGACGAGACGATTCTAAAACAGCATTTGGCCCAAAAGCTGTGCCGGAGCCATAGGAAACAGTCACTTCCCAAGGAATGCCAAACACAATAATATTGGCAGAGTCGTAGTCAAATGGAAGTCCTAAGAGATTACCGTTATCGACACCAATACCGCTAGGATCAAAGTTTAGGAGGATTTCTTCTCTGGTGGCCATTGAGTATGTCCTGAATCAAAGTGGGTTAGCAAAAAGTGGCTTGATAAATGTTAGCGTTGATATTGCAAGTTTCGGGATGAGCCAAGCTAAGTCGGTTGCTATCCCAGTCTATCTTCCACAAGGACTTCTTAACATAACAAATTAGCGATTGCTGATGCCAAACATCAAGACAACTTGGAGTGGTTATCATGCCGATAAGGACAATCTGAGGGCTGATATTTGGTCGTTGCTGAAGCAACAGGGGGTAGCCATCGGAGATCCGCAAGGTCACATTCCTAACTTTGTCGGTTCCCAAAAAGCGGCTGAACAGTTAGCAGATTTACCAATTTGGCAACAAGCAAAAGCAATTAAGTGCAATCCCGATTCACCGCAAATTCCGGTGCGATCGCGTGCTTTAAAAGATGGGAAACGCTTATACATGGCTGTACCCCGTTTAAAGAATACTCGCTGCTTTGTTGAATTGACGGCTGAGGATTTGCAGCAGCGCAACATCCCGCTTGAAGAAGCTGCGATCGCGCGGAAGGCGCTAACTCATGGGCGATTGGTAACTTTTGAAGAAATGCAGCCTATCGATTTAGTTATGGTGGGTTGTGTAGCGGTAACGCGCAATGGGGGTAGAACTGGCAAAGGGGCAGGATTCGCAGATTTGGAACTTGCGATGTTAAGGGAATTTGGGTTAGTGCAGTCGGATACTCCAATTGTGACAACGGTGCATTCGTTGCAAATTGTTGAAGAAGAACGTTTGCCAATGCAACCTCACGATTGGGGACTGGATTGGATTGTTACTGCTGATGAGGCAATCGCAACAAATACAACTTATCCACGGCCAGCAGGGTTAGACTGGGATACAATTCGTCCTGACCAATATAAGGAAATC is a window of Funiculus sociatus GB2-C1 DNA encoding:
- a CDS encoding 5-formyltetrahydrofolate cyclo-ligase; its protein translation is MPNIKTTWSGYHADKDNLRADIWSLLKQQGVAIGDPQGHIPNFVGSQKAAEQLADLPIWQQAKAIKCNPDSPQIPVRSRALKDGKRLYMAVPRLKNTRCFVELTAEDLQQRNIPLEEAAIARKALTHGRLVTFEEMQPIDLVMVGCVAVTRNGGRTGKGAGFADLELAMLREFGLVQSDTPIVTTVHSLQIVEEERLPMQPHDWGLDWIVTADEAIATNTTYPRPAGLDWDTIRPDQYKEIPILRKLREKLANQAI